A genomic stretch from Erigeron canadensis isolate Cc75 chromosome 9, C_canadensis_v1, whole genome shotgun sequence includes:
- the LOC122581161 gene encoding transcription factor bHLH62-like produces the protein MEKDGFFNAHQTNGIGIPQAWNSIFGMELETQVGEMNSSSKQNPNCFFNGNWDHSVDQSDPFESALSSIVSSPVSSHPGIPIPGRAITGGESVVLKELIGRLGSICNSGEISPESCIQGNNSTNTSCYNTPLNSPPKLNLSIMDHHLNKIPGNLGIPRNHQLPPAPFPADPGFVERAARFSSFGMKESEFPQMVESGIPSSAEKKFSSRLLMSLNQENNKELDNSKEESSLSEQITGIDKGQNVNANCRKRKAISKGKGKETQISTLSAKDNKAEKEESDAKRSKSDEEGNGMEKEKEKEKEEGNKNPKQTKENAKLAEPPKDYIHVRARRGQATDSHSLAERVRREKISERMKFLQDLVPGCNKVTGKAVMLDEIINYVQSLQRQVEFLSMKLATVNPRTDVNMEALLSKDTRASMMNAMNHLDASVQPFYGMVHDGPENPLMAMMHRASNMKPSHIDGFGEASAFWENDLQSVVQMGFGQNQGPSFHGTIGTGQMKVEL, from the exons ATGGAAAAAGATGGTTTTTTTAATGCCCATCAAACCAATGGAATTGGAATCCCACAAGCCTGGAATTCAATCTTTGGAATGGAATTGGAAACCCAAGTTGGTGAAATGAATTCTAGCTCAAAACAGAATCCCAATTGCTTTTTTAATGGTAATTGGGATCACTCTGTGGATCAGAGCGATCCCTTTGAATCGGCATTGAGTTCCATTGTCTCGTCTCCGGTCAGCTCACACCCCGGGATTCCAATTCCGGGGCGTGCCATTACAGGAGGTGAGAGTGTAGTTCTAAAAGAACTTATTGGCAGATTAGGAAGTATATGTAATTCTGGTGAAATATCACCAGAATCTTGCATTCAAGGAAATAATAGTACTAATACATCATGTTACAACACACCGTTGAATTCGCCACCAAAGCTTAATCTTTCAATCATGGATCATCATTTGAACAAGATTCCGGGGAATTTGGGAATTCCCCGGAATCACCAATTACCACCTGCACCATTCCCTGCAGATCCTGGGTTTGTTGAAAGAGCTGCAAGGTTTTCTAGCTTTGGCATGAAAGAATCAGAATTCCCTCAAATGGTGGAATCAGGGATTCCATCTTCTGCTGAGAAGAAGTTTAGTAGTAGATTGTTAATGtctttgaatcaagaaaacaacAAGGAGTTGGATAATTCCAAAGAGGAATCATCTTTGTCTGAACAAATCACCGGAATCGACAAAGGTCAAAATGTAAATGCTAATTGTAGAAAACGAAAGGCCATTTCGAAAGGGAAAGGAAAAGAAACCCAAATTAGTACTTTGTCTGCTAAAGATAACAAG GCGGAGAAAGAGGAATCAGATGCAAAAAGAAGCAAGTCAGATGAAGAAGGGAATggaatggaaaaagaaaaagaaaaggaaaaggaagaGGGGAATAAGAATCCGAAACAAACAAAGGAAAATGCGAAATTAGCAGAGCCACCAAAGGACTATATTCATGTCAGAGCAAGAAGGGGTCAAGCTACTGATAGTCATAGTCTTGCAGAAAGG GTTAGGAGAGAAAAGATTAGTGAAAGAATGAAGTTCCTTCAAGATCTTGTCCCTGGTTGTAACAAg gtGACCGGAAAAGCTGTTAtgcttgatgagattattaacTACGTACAGTCATTGCAGAGGCAAGTCGAG TTTTTGTCAATGAAATTAGCAACCGTTAATCCTAGGACAGATGTGAACATGGAAGCACTTTTATCTAAAGAC ACTCGGGCTTCCATGATGAATGCCATGAACCATTTGGATGCATCGGTTCAGCCATTTTATGGCATGGTTCATGACGGGCCAGAGAACCCATTGATGGCTATGATGCACCGTGCTTCAAACATGAAACCATCACATATTGATGGTTTTGGAGAA GCTTCTGCGTTTTGGGAAAATGATCTTCAGAGTGTTGTACAGATGGGATTTGGCCAAAATCAAGGACCAAGCTTCCACG GAACAATAGGCACGGGCCAAATGAAAGTTGAACTATGA